A stretch of Suncus etruscus isolate mSunEtr1 chromosome 9, mSunEtr1.pri.cur, whole genome shotgun sequence DNA encodes these proteins:
- the LOC126018664 gene encoding olfactory receptor-like protein OLF2, whose product MAMNCTVFTEFIFLGLSSKQNVQRVLFVFFLFVYAITVVANVGMILLIKMDSRLHTPMYYFLSNLSFCDVCYSTFASPKMLADFLSEEKIIAFKFCWIQLYFGEVFFDVECLMLAVMAYDRYVAICNPLLYTIAMSRSLCTLLVFLTYIIGLVNSTIQTYLTFNLSFCKSNIINHFACDTAPLIALATSDTSINEIVLFILGTLIVGCSIFTVLLSYSYIIATITKMKSIEGRYKAFSTCASHLSTVALFHGTLLYMYLRPSSGVSNENDKISSIFYIVIIPMLNPLIYSLRNKDVKGALRKVINTKLCPA is encoded by the coding sequence ATGGCAATGAATTGCACTGTGTTTACTGAGTTCATATTCTTAGGACTTTCTAGCAAACAGAATGTACAACGTGTGCTATTtgtgttctttctctttgtttatgcCATAACTGTGGTTGCAAATGTAGGGATGATCCTGCTGATCAAGATGGACTCCAGGCTCCACACACCCATGTACTATTTCCTGAGCAACCTATCATTCTGTGATGTCTGTTACTCTACTTTTGCCTCTCCCAAGATGTTGGCTGATTTCTTATCTGAGGAAAAGATCATAGCATTTAAGTTCTGTTGGATTCAGTTGTATTTTGGAGAAGTCTTTTTTGATGTGGAATGTTTGATGTTGGCTGTCATGGCTTATGACCGTTATGTAGCCATTTGCAATCCACTTCTTTATACAATTGCCATGTCTAGGAGCCTCTGCACTCTGCTGGTTTTTCTCACCTACATCATAGGTTTGGTGAATTCTACAATCCAAacttatttaacatttaatttgtCGTTCTGCAAATCCAATATCATCAATCACTTCGCATGTGATACTGCTCCCTTGATTGCTCTTGCAACCTCAGATACATCCATCAATGAAATAGTGTTGTTCATACTTGGTACCCTTATAGTGGGATGCAGCATCTTCACTGTCCTCCTCTCTTACAGCTACATTATAGCGACAATCACTAAAATGAAGTCAATTGAAGGGAGATACAAAGCTTTCTCTACCTGTGCTTCCCACTTAAGCACAGTGGCTCTCTTCCATGGAACACTTCTCTATATGTATTTACGACCCAGTTCTGGTGTTTCtaatgaaaatgataaaatttcttctattttctacATAGTTATCATCCCTATGTTAAATCCACTAATTTATAGTTTaagaaataaagatgtaaaaGGTGCCTTGAGAAAAGTCATCAACACAAAATTATGTCCTGCGTAA